The segment CAAATAGCACAATAAAAATGAGTAATAGCAGTAACCTTTTCTTCATGCGCTTCCCTCCAGCATTTGGAGTGTTTAATTATCATTCGTATCTGGGGATGGTTTTAAATTGACCGATTCACGCTTCATATTGTTTGCGACAATATGTTTCGGTCGTTTCTCCATTGCCCACCATGGTGTACGAATGAATACATCTTTTAATTCATTAACAGAAAGTGGTGCTAATGGTGCTAAATATGGAACGCCAAATGAACGTAATTTGCATAAATGAGTTAGTAAAAAGACCGTCCCAATGATAATGCCAAATAAGCCAAAAATCGCTGCTAAAATCATCATCGGAAACCGTAATAACCGAATCGAAATCGCCACATTAAAGCGCGGAATCGTAAACGAAGCAATCCCCGTTAAGGAGACAACGATAACCATTGGTGCAGAAACGATCCCCGCTTCTACTGCCGCTGTTCCAATGACGAGTGCCCCTAAAATACTAACCGCTTGGCCGATCGTTTTTGGCAATCGTACTCCCGCTTCACGCAAGGCTTCAAAGGCTAATTCCATTAAAATCGCCTCAACAAAGGCTGGAAACGGAATCGCTTCCCGACTTGCCGCAAACGTAAATAACAGTTTGGTCGGGATCATCTCGTAATGAAACGTCGTCAAAGCGATATATACAGCTGGTAAGAATATGGCAACTGATAAAAAGATAAAACGAACCCAGCGTAAGAAAATCGAAATATAAAAACGACTATAATAATCCTCACTTGCCTGAAATAGCTGCCAAAACGTTACTGGCATTACCATTGCAAAGGGTGTACCATCGATTAAGATCGCGACTCGCCCTTCTAACAAGTTCGCCGCAACGGTATCCGGTCGTTCTGTGATTTGAATTTGTGGAAACAAACTTGATGGATTGTCTTCAATTAACTCCTCGATATAACCACTTTCAAGCACCCCATCGATCTCAATCCGGTCAAGACGACGTTGCACCTCATCGACAAGTTCTTGGCTAGCAAGGCCATCTAAATAAGCAACAACTAATTTCGTTTGCGTTTCTGTCCCTACCTTTCGATTAAGGTATTTTAAATTTTTCGTCCGTAGCTTTCGACGTAGGAGAGCAATACTTGTTGCTAAATTTTCATTAAACCCTTCCCGTGGCCCCCGAATACTTGATTCTGTTTCTGGCTCTGTAATTCCACGCGTTTCAAAACCGTTTGCTTCAAATAAAATCGCTTCATTGATGCCATCAACAACTAACGCCGTATTACCGCTAACAACTTCATCAACGATATCTTCGATGAACGTCTTCTTTGAGATCTCCGCGATTGATACGAGCTGTTCCTCAATTGTCGCAATGGTTACGTCTTTACCTTCATACTCATACAATTCATGAATCGCATGAAACTCTAGACTCGCCGTATCGACAAGCCCATCAATAAAAATGAGATACGCATATTTCGGACCAATTTTCAGCTTACGAAAAACGACATCTGAGCAGTCTTTCAGCTTTTTTTCTAAATTGGTCTTATTTTTCACTATATCAACACCAAGCGGCTGCTTGAATATTGGCTTTTTAATATGTAAACACCTCGCTTTGCCGAGACTACTAAAAAAGACCAGCTCCCCTTTTGAATTGCACTTGATCAAAGCCACTGAAACATCCGTCTTTCTACAGCGGCTTCCCTTTCTGAGGATGTATTTGTTATCATCTCCAAAGCAAGGTAGCTTATCCATAAAAATGTCAGCATAACTGCAACTTAGAATCCTCATTAATAAGCCAGTCCAACACAAAAAAGATTGTTCCCAATAGGTAACAAATCACCATTTTTGAGAACAATCCTTTTAAAATAAATCTAGCTGTCTTGGGGCCAGTCCCTCATATTCAATGCCGAGAAGCTCAATCAATTGCTTTGCATTGCCAGCCGCATCTCCCCCTGAATTGTTGTTAAACAAGACGTAGATATCTTCTGTTTGCTGTTGAAGCTGTTCGAGGTTTTTCTTCCATTCAAGCAATTCCTCTTCGTTATACTTATACAGATAACGAACATCCCGCCAATTGCCGGTGCCCGGGTCGTTCCAGCCGTACTGATTGCGTCCATGCATCCGAACTAAGCTGACGTTTGAATCTGTCGGCTTTAAAACGGTTGGCACAGAGCCACTCCCTGCTTGCGGTTCATCACAAATGCTGTGGATCCAACCCTCTTGCTCCATAAAAGCTAATGTTTTCTCCCGAAAGTTAGTTGAGAACCATGACTGATGGCGAAATTCTAACGCAGCTGGCAATCCCTCTAACTGCGCTTTACAATACCTCAACAACTGAACATGCTCTTTCTTACAATCGAACCACGGCGGAAACTGACAGAGCACCATCGCTAGCTTCCCGGTGCGAATGAGTGGCTCTAATGAATCAACAAACGCTTCGTACATCTGCTCACGCGAATCAAATGGACTTTGCCCACGATTATGACCGGTGATTCCCTGGTACGCTTTAACGATAAAACGAAAATCATCAGGCGTCTCACGGACCCATTTTTCATAATTGCGGTGCGGCTGAACGGCGTAAAACGAAGCATCAACTTCAACGATTGGAAAGTGACCACTGTACGATTTAAGCTTTTCCTGTTGACTGCCATCACTCGTATAAAGGTCATCATGGTCTCCCCAGCCAGTCAAACCAATATAAATCATCACTGTACTCCTTTCTACTTAGTTGGTTAGGGGGGTGAGCAACTCACGGAGGCATCTTTTACTCCAATGTTTTCCTAATGACTAATGGCTAACTTAAGTTGGGTAGTTTGGTAGGCTTCGGGCAGCTCTTTGCTGCACTGTTCACCCTAATGTTTTCCTAACAACTAACTACTAACCACTAACCGACTAATCCCTAACCACTAATTACTAAAATGTGGTTTAAATTCCTCTAACCTAGAATAGATATGTATTGATGTTCACTGCTTCCTGAAATACTTCGGTAAGGGGGTTTTTTAATATGGATAAAGAGCAAATTCAATTTTATCACGAGAAAGACCAAAAAAACATCTGGCACGGGATGCGTCCAGCGAAAGTAAAGCAATCACTAATCGCTGCAAAAGCTGATGGCGCTTGGGTGACCGATATTGAGGGAAATCGGTATTTAGATGGGATGGCGGGGCTATGGTCTGTCAATGCTGGGTACGGCAGAAAAGAGATTGCTGAAGCTGCTTACGCGCAAATGCTTGAAATGCCTTTTTACCCGCTCATGCAAAGTCACACAGCAGCCATTGAATTAAGTGAAAAATTGAATGAATGGCTTGATGATGATTATGTCTACTTTTTTTCTAACAGCGGTTCAGAGGCGAATGAAACAGCCTTTAAACTCGTCCGTCAATATTACGAACAAAAAGGGGAACCAAACCGACACAAATTCATCTCTCGTTATCGCTCTTATCACGGCAATACGATCGCAACATTAGCCGCCACTGGGCAAGCCCAACGGAAGTATAAATATGAACCACTTGCACCAGGCTTTTTACATGTCTCCCCACCAGATTGCTATCGCTGTCCATTTGGAAAGACAAAGGACAGTTGTAACCTCGAATGCGCATCAGAAATCGAGCGAACGATGACGTGGGAACTAGATGATACAGTAGCTGCAGTGATTATGGAACCGGTCATCACTGGTGGCGGTATCCTCGTTCCTCATGACGATTATATGAAAAAAGTTCGCGAGATTTGCGATGAGCACGGTGCCTTATTGATTTCTGATGAAGTTATTTGCGGATTCGGGCGCACAGGGAAAAAGCTTGGGTATATGAACTACGACGTAAAGCCGGACATTATTACGATGGCTAAAGGACTCACAAGCTCTTACCTCCCTCTATCAGCAACCGCAGTAAAACGAGAGATCTATGAGGCTTTCCAAGGCGAAGACAAACACGACCACTTCCGCCATGTCAACACATTCGGCGGTCACCCTGCAAGCTGTATCGTTGCGATCAAAAACTTAGAAATTCTTGAGAGCGAAAAGCTCGTCGAACGCTCGGCCGAACTCGGTGAACGCCTGCTCGATGAGATGAGCGAGCTAAAAGATCTTCCACAAGTAGGTGATATCCGCGGAAAAGGCTTGCTCCTTGGCATTGAACTCGTTAAAGATAAGCAAACAAAACAACCAGCCGATGAAGACCTCCTAAAACGCATCGTCGCTGCCTGTAAACAACATGGTCTCATTATCAGTAAAACGTCTGACACCGTCGCCGGATTCAACAACATCCTAACCCTCTCTCCACCACTATCAATCACAGACGACGACTTCACTTTCATCGTTAAAACAATGAAAGACGCAATCAAATCAGAACTCGGAAGCTAACTGATTGAAAGCACAATTTAACCAGGGTCCCCCCTTTGCTCAAAACTTAGAGGGGCCCCAGGCAAATTTTTTAAAACGTCATCAAACTGCAACGTACCCTAGATGAAGAAAGGAAGATTGCGATTGCCATGAATGATTATCCCCAAGCTGTTATCGACAAACTAGAAAGCATTAAGGAAGAAGGTGGGATTGAACGCTACACAGACCAGCGCCACACCTATATCATCCTCGCACTCGGCATGCGTCCAACTGGAGGGTATAGCATCGAAGTTACGAGCATTCGAGAAAAAAACGACAAAGTCGTCATCCAGGCTCGCGAAATCGCCCCTGGTCCTTATGACTTCGTCACCCAAGTGATCACCTATCCAACGAAAGTTGTCAAGTTAGATCGCACAACCTTACCCGTCTTAGTCATTTGGCGAAATGGCCAACAAGAAGCTACCCTCGTCTAGCCACCGTCCACCTCAGGCACAATATGTCTTTGTCTTTTTATTGTGCCTAAACGAGGTGCTTAGGCTGACTTATCGGACAACCTTTTTGCTAGCGCACTCCGGGGCCCTTTACCCTTCAACGATATAGCTGATCTTCAGAAGGGACCTATCCCTCTAACTCAATCTAAGGCAGCGCGAGTAAGACTACTTCAATGACTTACCCTCCTTGCTGGCGCACTCCGACCCTTTACCCAAACCGCCAAACACTATGACTTAAATTTCGATATCGAAAACTCCGATGAAGCAAGCTCGCTTTTTGCTCATCTGACGCTGCTCCCATCGCATAAAAAATCGGCACAAAATGCTCGACTCCAAATGACGGTACAGCCATCTGCGCAGACGGTGCTTGCTCTCGGTAGGCAAACAGCGCATCAAGATCCCATTTTAAAAGCTTCTCTTCTAACCACTGATCAAACTGAACTGCCCATGTATCAACGACACCATCATCTTGCCCCATATTAACAACGCCAAGATTATGAACGGTACCACCACTACCAACGATTAATACATCCTTTTCTCGTAGCTCCGCCAGTGACTGTCCGATCTCATACTGACTACGAGGATCGAGGTGCGGATTCACTGACATCGATATGACCGGAATATCTACTTCTGGATACATGAGTTTCAGCACAACCCATGCACCATGATCTAAGCCGCGCTTCGGGTCAACTTCATAACTTATGCCATGCTGTTGAAAACGATCAATAATCTCTTTTGTGAGTGTCGGCTCCCCTTTTGCAGGATACTTCATTTCGAATAACTCTTGAGGAAAGCCACCAAAATCGTAAATCGTATCAAATGTCTCAACATCACTTACTTTTTGAGTGAGCGACTCCCAATGGGCTGAAAATAAGACAATTGCTTTTGGACGTGGCAGTTCATCAGCTACCTGTTTTAAATATCTCGTGTATTCATTATTTTCAAGTGCTAATAACGGTGCTCCATGTGCAACAAACAAAGATGGCATCATTTTGAATTGAATCTCCTTTCGGTTCACTGCTTTTTCTTGATTATACCGAAATATCGGTGGGCTTGTACAACAAACGGCTCTTGTGAAGGACATTTCACATGGCTCTCACTCTTATTTTGTCCTTCATTACACCGATGAAGGACATTTCTCTCGACTCCTACCCTCAGTTTGTCCTTCATTACACCCATGAAGGACATTTCTCATGATTTTCACTCTCATTTTGTCCTTCATAACATCGATGAAGGACATTTCTCATCTCTTTCACTCTCTGTTTGTCCTTCATAACCGCCATCAAAGACATTACCCTCTACTTCTGCTCTCATCTTGTCCCTCATCACACCCGATGCCCTCACGGAGCCTCATCGTCGTCTCCTCCGCTATTTTACCTCATATCCGCCTCTGCACTCCCAACCCAAAAAAAAGCACCG is part of the Desertibacillus haloalkaliphilus genome and harbors:
- a CDS encoding protease complex subunit PrcB family protein encodes the protein MNDYPQAVIDKLESIKEEGGIERYTDQRHTYIILALGMRPTGGYSIEVTSIREKNDKVVIQAREIAPGPYDFVTQVITYPTKVVKLDRTTLPVLVIWRNGQQEATLV
- a CDS encoding aspartate aminotransferase family protein, coding for MDKEQIQFYHEKDQKNIWHGMRPAKVKQSLIAAKADGAWVTDIEGNRYLDGMAGLWSVNAGYGRKEIAEAAYAQMLEMPFYPLMQSHTAAIELSEKLNEWLDDDYVYFFSNSGSEANETAFKLVRQYYEQKGEPNRHKFISRYRSYHGNTIATLAATGQAQRKYKYEPLAPGFLHVSPPDCYRCPFGKTKDSCNLECASEIERTMTWELDDTVAAVIMEPVITGGGILVPHDDYMKKVREICDEHGALLISDEVICGFGRTGKKLGYMNYDVKPDIITMAKGLTSSYLPLSATAVKREIYEAFQGEDKHDHFRHVNTFGGHPASCIVAIKNLEILESEKLVERSAELGERLLDEMSELKDLPQVGDIRGKGLLLGIELVKDKQTKQPADEDLLKRIVAACKQHGLIISKTSDTVAGFNNILTLSPPLSITDDDFTFIVKTMKDAIKSELGS
- a CDS encoding spore germination protein: MKNKTNLEKKLKDCSDVVFRKLKIGPKYAYLIFIDGLVDTASLEFHAIHELYEYEGKDVTIATIEEQLVSIAEISKKTFIEDIVDEVVSGNTALVVDGINEAILFEANGFETRGITEPETESSIRGPREGFNENLATSIALLRRKLRTKNLKYLNRKVGTETQTKLVVAYLDGLASQELVDEVQRRLDRIEIDGVLESGYIEELIEDNPSSLFPQIQITERPDTVAANLLEGRVAILIDGTPFAMVMPVTFWQLFQASEDYYSRFYISIFLRWVRFIFLSVAIFLPAVYIALTTFHYEMIPTKLLFTFAASREAIPFPAFVEAILMELAFEALREAGVRLPKTIGQAVSILGALVIGTAAVEAGIVSAPMVIVVSLTGIASFTIPRFNVAISIRLLRFPMMILAAIFGLFGIIIGTVFLLTHLCKLRSFGVPYLAPLAPLSVNELKDVFIRTPWWAMEKRPKHIVANNMKRESVNLKPSPDTNDN
- a CDS encoding DODA-type extradiol aromatic ring-opening family dioxygenase → MMPSLFVAHGAPLLALENNEYTRYLKQVADELPRPKAIVLFSAHWESLTQKVSDVETFDTIYDFGGFPQELFEMKYPAKGEPTLTKEIIDRFQQHGISYEVDPKRGLDHGAWVVLKLMYPEVDIPVISMSVNPHLDPRSQYEIGQSLAELREKDVLIVGSGGTVHNLGVVNMGQDDGVVDTWAVQFDQWLEEKLLKWDLDALFAYREQAPSAQMAVPSFGVEHFVPIFYAMGAASDEQKASLLHRSFRYRNLSHSVWRFG
- a CDS encoding DUF72 domain-containing protein — its product is MIYIGLTGWGDHDDLYTSDGSQQEKLKSYSGHFPIVEVDASFYAVQPHRNYEKWVRETPDDFRFIVKAYQGITGHNRGQSPFDSREQMYEAFVDSLEPLIRTGKLAMVLCQFPPWFDCKKEHVQLLRYCKAQLEGLPAALEFRHQSWFSTNFREKTLAFMEQEGWIHSICDEPQAGSGSVPTVLKPTDSNVSLVRMHGRNQYGWNDPGTGNWRDVRYLYKYNEEELLEWKKNLEQLQQQTEDIYVLFNNNSGGDAAGNAKQLIELLGIEYEGLAPRQLDLF